One Ciconia boyciana chromosome 9, ASM3463844v1, whole genome shotgun sequence genomic window carries:
- the MYLK3 gene encoding myosin light chain kinase 3 isoform X2 codes for MAKDKSEESGAKPKHVLSNRGTQTESTKLLEETKSGKKLDENKGACEKVNASSAVAHKANSKPQVKERTAQQQAVEGAGKTHSSKSCQQQKDVGVKALNQHNSLPFVNQDHVGNQNVPAKAHDMDRAPHLDECHRQLVPQKLRENENKPPSLSVASQEAVPSTSQAISDTGCEVTHTRISINVHMTEMKEKIEMTKEGHLNDHRGKSPKVKSPSSTPAEVEGVKQLPEKLKLQQSPKNISTEPNQEVKGDTKQNELAPQTGKRQPLLNKPKPGKKAEGKSELKCRPITSQNTSAKELTKDLGVEVKIHQETAKAEESLTDTNSERRESESASSRGSENDAYQCTGMAPEKTKSLKASKELPTPDEMVIDDSPSPPAPFEHRIVSVKQTEVTTCYSVCRHEVLGGGRFGQVHKCTEISTGLNLAAKIIKVKGAKEREEVKNEINVMNQLNHVNLIQLYDAFEAKNNITLIMEYLDGGELFDRITDENYNLTELDAILFTKQICEGVYYLHQHYILHLDLKPENILCVNHTGNQIKIIDFGLARRYKPREKLKVNFGTPEFLAPEVVNYDFVSFPTDMWSVGVITYMLLSGLSPFLGETDAETMNYVVNCSWDFDAEAFEQLSEEAKDFISRLLVKEKSCRMSATQCLKHEWLNNLPAKAKKSKLRLKSQLLLQSYMAHRKWKKHFYVVAAANRLKRFQSMSVKLA; via the exons GCCAAAGATAAGTCTGAGGAGAGTGGTGCAAAACCTAAGCATGTGCTTAGTAACAGAGGAACCCAAACTGAAAGCACGAAGCTTCTGGAAG AGACAAAAAGTGGGAAAAAGCTGGATGAAAACAAGGGAGCATGTGAGAAGGTGAATGCTTCTAGTGCTGTAGCCCACAAAGCCAACTCCAAGCCCCAGGTTAAAGAGAGGACGGCGCAGCAGCAAGCAGTAGAAGGTGCTGGCAAAACACACAGCTCTAAGAGCTGTCAACAGCAAAAGGACGTTGGTGTCAAAGCTTTGAATCAACACAACAGTCTTCCCTTCGTAAATCAAGATCATGTAGGCAACCAAAATGTTCCTGCTAAAGCACACGATATGGACAGAGCCCCACACCTAGATGAGTGCCACAGGCAGCTTGTTCCTCAGAAACTcagagagaatgaaaacaaacctcCATCGCTGAGTGTGGCGTCCCAGGAAGCTGTGCCCTCCACATCCCAGGCTATATCTGACACAGGGTGTGAAGTGACACATACCAG GATATCCATCAATGTACAtatgactgaaatgaaagaaaagattgaGATGACCAAGGAGGGACACTTAAATGATCACAGAGGTAAAAGTCCCAAAGTAAAATCCCCATCCTCCACACCAGCAGAAGTGGAAGGAGTCAAACAGCTGcctgagaaattaaaacttcaACAGAGTCCTAAAAACATCAGCACTGAGCCAAATCAAGAAGTGAAAGGGGACACTAAGCAAAATGAACTTGCACCTCAAACAGGGAAGCGACAGCCATTACTAAACAAGCCCAAACCAGGTAAAAAGGCTGAAGGgaaatcagaattaaaatgcaGACCCATAACCTCACAGAATACCTCTGCAAAGGAGCTTACGAAAGATCTGGGGGTAGAAGTGAAAATCCatcaagaaacagcaaaagcagaagaatcCCTGACAGATACCAACTCTGAGAGGAGAGAATCTGAGTCTGCATCTTCACGGGGAAGTGAAAATGATGCTTATCAGTGTACAGGAATGGCACCAGAGAAGACTAAGTCATTGAAAGCTAGCAAAGAGCTTCCCACACCGGATGAAATGGTCATCG ATGACAGCCCTTCTCCTCCGGCTCCTTTCGAACATCGCATAGTGAGTGTCAAGCAAACAGAGGTGACAACGTGCTACTCGGTGTGTCGTCACGAAGTACTGGGCGG GGGGCGTTTTGGGCAAGTTCACAAGTGCACGGAAATATCAACTGGTCTCAACCTGGCAGCCAAAATCATAAAAGTGAAAGGAGCAAAAGAGAGG gaggaagtgaaaaatgaaattaacgTCATGAACCAATTAAATCACGTGAATCTGATCCAGCTTTATGATGCTTTTGAAGCCAAAAATAATATCACTCTGATCATGGAATA TCTTGATGGTGGTGAATTATTTGACCGGATCACAGATGAAAACTACAATCTAACTGAGTTGGATGCAATCCTATTTACCAAACAGATTTGTGAAGGAGTCTACTACTTGCACCAGCATTATATTCTCCATTTAGATCTGAAG CCTGAAAACATACTATGTGTAAATCACACAGGAAACCAGATTAAAATTATTGATTTTGGATTAGCAAGGAG GTACAAACCTCGTGAGAAACTGAAGGTTAATTTTGGAACTCCAGAGTTCTTGGCTCCTGAAGTGGTGAACTATGACTTTGTTTCCTTCCCAACAGACATGTGGAGTGTAGGCGTCATCACGTATATGTT gcttaGTGGCCTGTCCCCATTCCTGGGAGAAACTGATGCAGAGACAATGAATTATGTAGTCAATTGCAGCTGGGATTTTGATGCAGAAGCATTTGAACAGCTATCGGAGGAAGCTAAAGACTTTATTTCCAGACTGCTCGTGAAGGAGAAAAG CTGCCGGATGAGTGCAACACAATGTCTGAAGCACGAGTGGTTAAACAATCTACCTGCCAAAGCCAAGAAGTCCAAGCTTCGCCTGAAGTCCCAGTTGTTGCTGCAGAGTTACATGGCTCACAGAAAATGGAAG aaacatttttatgtgGTGGCTGCTGCTAACAGGCTGAAGAGATTTCAGAGTATGTCTGTCAAGCTTGCATAA
- the MYLK3 gene encoding myosin light chain kinase 3 isoform X1 → MIKAKDKSEESGAKPKHVLSNRGTQTESTKLLEETKSGKKLDENKGACEKVNASSAVAHKANSKPQVKERTAQQQAVEGAGKTHSSKSCQQQKDVGVKALNQHNSLPFVNQDHVGNQNVPAKAHDMDRAPHLDECHRQLVPQKLRENENKPPSLSVASQEAVPSTSQAISDTGCEVTHTRISINVHMTEMKEKIEMTKEGHLNDHRGKSPKVKSPSSTPAEVEGVKQLPEKLKLQQSPKNISTEPNQEVKGDTKQNELAPQTGKRQPLLNKPKPGKKAEGKSELKCRPITSQNTSAKELTKDLGVEVKIHQETAKAEESLTDTNSERRESESASSRGSENDAYQCTGMAPEKTKSLKASKELPTPDEMVIDDSPSPPAPFEHRIVSVKQTEVTTCYSVCRHEVLGGGRFGQVHKCTEISTGLNLAAKIIKVKGAKEREEVKNEINVMNQLNHVNLIQLYDAFEAKNNITLIMEYLDGGELFDRITDENYNLTELDAILFTKQICEGVYYLHQHYILHLDLKPENILCVNHTGNQIKIIDFGLARRYKPREKLKVNFGTPEFLAPEVVNYDFVSFPTDMWSVGVITYMLLSGLSPFLGETDAETMNYVVNCSWDFDAEAFEQLSEEAKDFISRLLVKEKSCRMSATQCLKHEWLNNLPAKAKKSKLRLKSQLLLQSYMAHRKWKKHFYVVAAANRLKRFQSMSVKLA, encoded by the exons GCCAAAGATAAGTCTGAGGAGAGTGGTGCAAAACCTAAGCATGTGCTTAGTAACAGAGGAACCCAAACTGAAAGCACGAAGCTTCTGGAAG AGACAAAAAGTGGGAAAAAGCTGGATGAAAACAAGGGAGCATGTGAGAAGGTGAATGCTTCTAGTGCTGTAGCCCACAAAGCCAACTCCAAGCCCCAGGTTAAAGAGAGGACGGCGCAGCAGCAAGCAGTAGAAGGTGCTGGCAAAACACACAGCTCTAAGAGCTGTCAACAGCAAAAGGACGTTGGTGTCAAAGCTTTGAATCAACACAACAGTCTTCCCTTCGTAAATCAAGATCATGTAGGCAACCAAAATGTTCCTGCTAAAGCACACGATATGGACAGAGCCCCACACCTAGATGAGTGCCACAGGCAGCTTGTTCCTCAGAAACTcagagagaatgaaaacaaacctcCATCGCTGAGTGTGGCGTCCCAGGAAGCTGTGCCCTCCACATCCCAGGCTATATCTGACACAGGGTGTGAAGTGACACATACCAG GATATCCATCAATGTACAtatgactgaaatgaaagaaaagattgaGATGACCAAGGAGGGACACTTAAATGATCACAGAGGTAAAAGTCCCAAAGTAAAATCCCCATCCTCCACACCAGCAGAAGTGGAAGGAGTCAAACAGCTGcctgagaaattaaaacttcaACAGAGTCCTAAAAACATCAGCACTGAGCCAAATCAAGAAGTGAAAGGGGACACTAAGCAAAATGAACTTGCACCTCAAACAGGGAAGCGACAGCCATTACTAAACAAGCCCAAACCAGGTAAAAAGGCTGAAGGgaaatcagaattaaaatgcaGACCCATAACCTCACAGAATACCTCTGCAAAGGAGCTTACGAAAGATCTGGGGGTAGAAGTGAAAATCCatcaagaaacagcaaaagcagaagaatcCCTGACAGATACCAACTCTGAGAGGAGAGAATCTGAGTCTGCATCTTCACGGGGAAGTGAAAATGATGCTTATCAGTGTACAGGAATGGCACCAGAGAAGACTAAGTCATTGAAAGCTAGCAAAGAGCTTCCCACACCGGATGAAATGGTCATCG ATGACAGCCCTTCTCCTCCGGCTCCTTTCGAACATCGCATAGTGAGTGTCAAGCAAACAGAGGTGACAACGTGCTACTCGGTGTGTCGTCACGAAGTACTGGGCGG GGGGCGTTTTGGGCAAGTTCACAAGTGCACGGAAATATCAACTGGTCTCAACCTGGCAGCCAAAATCATAAAAGTGAAAGGAGCAAAAGAGAGG gaggaagtgaaaaatgaaattaacgTCATGAACCAATTAAATCACGTGAATCTGATCCAGCTTTATGATGCTTTTGAAGCCAAAAATAATATCACTCTGATCATGGAATA TCTTGATGGTGGTGAATTATTTGACCGGATCACAGATGAAAACTACAATCTAACTGAGTTGGATGCAATCCTATTTACCAAACAGATTTGTGAAGGAGTCTACTACTTGCACCAGCATTATATTCTCCATTTAGATCTGAAG CCTGAAAACATACTATGTGTAAATCACACAGGAAACCAGATTAAAATTATTGATTTTGGATTAGCAAGGAG GTACAAACCTCGTGAGAAACTGAAGGTTAATTTTGGAACTCCAGAGTTCTTGGCTCCTGAAGTGGTGAACTATGACTTTGTTTCCTTCCCAACAGACATGTGGAGTGTAGGCGTCATCACGTATATGTT gcttaGTGGCCTGTCCCCATTCCTGGGAGAAACTGATGCAGAGACAATGAATTATGTAGTCAATTGCAGCTGGGATTTTGATGCAGAAGCATTTGAACAGCTATCGGAGGAAGCTAAAGACTTTATTTCCAGACTGCTCGTGAAGGAGAAAAG CTGCCGGATGAGTGCAACACAATGTCTGAAGCACGAGTGGTTAAACAATCTACCTGCCAAAGCCAAGAAGTCCAAGCTTCGCCTGAAGTCCCAGTTGTTGCTGCAGAGTTACATGGCTCACAGAAAATGGAAG aaacatttttatgtgGTGGCTGCTGCTAACAGGCTGAAGAGATTTCAGAGTATGTCTGTCAAGCTTGCATAA